A portion of the Tamandua tetradactyla isolate mTamTet1 chromosome 16, mTamTet1.pri, whole genome shotgun sequence genome contains these proteins:
- the LOC143660316 gene encoding metallothionein-4, translated as MDPGECSCMSGGICICGDNCKCTTCNCKTCRKSCCPCCPPGCAKCARGCICKGGSDKCSCCP; from the exons ATGGACCCTGGAGAATGCTCCTGCATGTCTG GAGGAATCTGCATCTGCGGAGACAACTGCAAATGCACAACATGTAACTGTAAGACGTGTCGGAAAA GCTGCTGTCCCTGTTGCCCCCCGGGCTGTGCCAAGTGTGCCCGGGGCTGCATCTGCAAAGGGGGCTCTGACAAGTGTAGCTGCTGCCCTTGA